From a single Micromonospora carbonacea genomic region:
- a CDS encoding DUF6760 family protein, which produces MTYGADRLHEEVSYVAYHFHWPRTEILDLTHAERARYVAEIARINTRMNEGQ; this is translated from the coding sequence GTGACGTACGGGGCCGACCGGCTCCACGAGGAGGTCTCGTACGTCGCCTACCACTTCCACTGGCCGCGTACCGAGATCCTCGACCTCACCCACGCCGAGCGGGCCCGGTACGTGGCGGAGATCGCCCGCATCAACACCCGGATGAACGAAGGTCAGTGA
- a CDS encoding phage tail protein, translating to MASGDTLIVHSFQVELGGIQVELVQEVSGLTVELDSIEVKSVTATGELIIRKIPGARKAGEVTITRGLDKSSAFTDWIKETFLKGAVEAARQNISIILNNADKSETRRFDLSNAWVSKWEGPGLKAGDPTAATEKVTVVYEEISAQ from the coding sequence ATGGCCAGTGGTGACACCCTTATCGTGCACAGCTTCCAGGTGGAGCTGGGCGGCATCCAGGTGGAGCTGGTGCAGGAGGTCAGCGGCCTGACCGTCGAGCTGGACTCGATCGAGGTCAAGTCGGTCACCGCCACCGGCGAGCTGATCATCCGGAAGATCCCGGGAGCCCGGAAGGCCGGCGAGGTCACCATCACCCGGGGGCTCGACAAGAGCAGCGCCTTCACCGACTGGATCAAGGAGACGTTCCTGAAGGGCGCGGTGGAGGCGGCCCGGCAGAACATCAGCATCATCCTCAACAACGCCGACAAGTCCGAGACGCGGCGCTTCGACCTGTCCAACGCCTGGGTGAGCAAGTGGGAGGGGCCAGGGCTGAAGGCCGGCGACCCGACGGCGGCGACCGAGAAGGTCACCGTGGTCTACGAGGAGATCAGCGCGCAATGA